A stretch of Blattabacterium cuenoti DNA encodes these proteins:
- a CDS encoding Sec-independent protein translocase subunit TatA/TatB: protein MNFISFLILLGTFGTTEIVVIVILALLLFGGKKIPELMRGLGTGLKEFKKASEEKNSVSEESSEKSE, encoded by the coding sequence ATGAATTTTATTTCTTTTTTAATACTACTTGGAACTTTTGGAACCACAGAAATCGTGGTTATTGTTATTCTTGCACTTTTGCTTTTTGGTGGTAAAAAAATACCAGAGTTGATGAGAGGATTAGGAACAGGACTGAAAGAATTTAAAAAAGCATCTGAAGAAAAAAATTCAGTATCCGAAGAATCTTCTGAAAAATCTGAATAA
- a CDS encoding MBL fold metallo-hydrolase — MKITFLGTGNSQGIPIIGSKHPVCLSKNPKDQRLRSSVLIEKKKKFFLIDCGPDFRYQMLRSNHTRLDGILITHEHYDHIGGLEDIRPINVNMNNRSIPVYGLRRVLENIKKRFFYIFSSNSKKKTNIANVSIHEIDHYKNFFLLEHFKIFPLSIWHGALSILGFRIDNFAYITDANNIPIKTIQQLKNLDLLVLNVLRKKPKHPSHFTLFESLNIIDKISPKKTYLTHISHMLGFHEKIEKELPKNVHLAYDGLTINP; from the coding sequence ATGAAAATTACTTTTTTAGGAACTGGAAATTCTCAAGGAATTCCTATTATTGGTTCTAAACATCCAGTATGTTTATCTAAAAATCCAAAAGATCAAAGACTTAGAAGTTCTGTTTTAATCGAAAAAAAGAAGAAGTTTTTTTTGATTGATTGTGGCCCTGATTTCCGGTATCAAATGTTACGAAGTAATCATACTAGATTAGATGGAATTCTTATAACACATGAACATTATGATCATATAGGAGGATTAGAGGATATAAGACCTATTAATGTCAATATGAATAATAGATCTATCCCTGTTTATGGATTACGTAGAGTTTTAGAAAATATAAAAAAAAGATTTTTCTATATTTTTTCATCAAATAGTAAAAAAAAAACCAATATAGCAAATGTATCTATACATGAAATAGACCATTATAAAAATTTCTTTTTGTTAGAACATTTTAAAATTTTTCCTTTGTCTATATGGCATGGGGCTCTTTCTATTTTGGGGTTTCGTATAGATAATTTTGCATATATAACAGATGCAAATAATATTCCTATTAAAACAATTCAACAGTTAAAAAATTTAGATCTTCTAGTTTTAAATGTTTTAAGAAAAAAACCCAAACATCCTTCTCACTTTACCCTTTTTGAATCTTTGAACATTATTGATAAAATTTCTCCTAAAAAAACTTATTTAACACATATTAGCCATATGCTTGGATTTCACGAAAAAATTGAAAAAGAATTACCTAAAAATGTACATTTAGCTTATGATGGATTAACAATTAATCCATAA
- a CDS encoding lipopolysaccharide biosynthesis protein — protein MNYAFLKFFTVSLNREEFSIYTDMYALSFLVIGFISFGLENSYFRFLYKKNYNQETVFSTGVIIQLLITSFFFIIAINSIKYLAPIAGYQNHQEYFFMFFLIIFFDTICILPMAWLRAHDKPLKYAIINVVNILTQSFLIIYMFSNTLHLKKTFFCSILNWISSFTDRTGYIFFANMISSFISFFLVLPILLKKVTIKKFNQILAKRMLNYGIPIMFGSIAFSINENLDKILIKRWGSDEINGSYSACYKIASFMSLYIKIFRLGIEPIFFKKSEDSDAKYFYEEITYMFILFGLIFYVLICGNISMFIDFFIDKKYHIAISIIPIIMMGNLLLGIYTNLSIFYKIIDKPIIGTYISLVGVLITFVFNIIFILIPNRNFMIPAWGTLSSYGCMLIILYIWGKKFFFICKEIKNIIIHFLFALFLVFIIIVIIKKMEFRLFFQFMYLIIVFILEKKRLVNLIKKK, from the coding sequence ATGAATTACGCTTTTTTAAAATTCTTTACCGTTTCTTTAAACAGAGAAGAATTTTCTATCTATACGGATATGTACGCATTATCTTTTTTGGTCATAGGATTTATTTCTTTTGGATTAGAAAATAGTTATTTTAGGTTTTTATATAAAAAAAATTATAATCAAGAAACTGTTTTTTCAACAGGTGTGATAATCCAATTATTGATTACTTCTTTTTTTTTTATTATTGCTATAAACTCCATAAAATACTTAGCTCCTATAGCAGGGTATCAGAATCATCAAGAATACTTTTTTATGTTTTTTTTAATTATATTTTTCGATACTATTTGTATTCTTCCTATGGCATGGCTTCGTGCACACGATAAACCTTTAAAATATGCTATAATCAATGTAGTAAATATTTTAACACAATCATTTTTAATTATATATATGTTTTCCAATACACTTCATCTAAAAAAAACTTTTTTTTGTTCTATTTTAAATTGGATAAGTTCTTTTACGGATAGAACAGGTTACATATTCTTTGCAAATATGATTTCATCTTTCATTAGTTTTTTTTTAGTACTTCCTATTCTTTTAAAAAAAGTAACTATAAAAAAATTCAATCAAATTCTTGCTAAAAGAATGTTAAATTATGGAATACCTATAATGTTTGGATCTATTGCTTTTTCTATCAATGAAAATTTAGATAAAATTTTGATTAAAAGATGGGGATCTGATGAAATTAATGGATCTTATTCTGCTTGTTATAAGATAGCCTCTTTTATGAGTTTATATATTAAAATTTTTAGGTTGGGAATAGAGCCTATTTTTTTTAAAAAATCTGAAGATTCAGATGCAAAATATTTTTATGAAGAAATCACTTATATGTTTATTCTTTTCGGGTTAATTTTTTATGTATTAATATGTGGAAACATAAGCATGTTTATAGATTTTTTTATTGATAAAAAATATCATATTGCAATATCTATTATTCCTATAATCATGATGGGGAACCTATTATTAGGTATTTATACCAATTTATCTATTTTTTATAAAATTATAGATAAACCTATTATTGGTACTTATATATCTTTAGTAGGAGTATTAATTACCTTTGTATTTAATATAATTTTTATTCTAATTCCTAACAGGAATTTTATGATTCCTGCATGGGGAACCCTTTCATCTTATGGATGCATGCTAATAATTTTATACATTTGGGGAAAAAAATTTTTCTTTATATGTAAAGAAATAAAAAACATCATAATACATTTTTTGTTCGCACTATTTTTAGTATTTATAATAATTGTAATAATAAAAAAAATGGAGTTTCGTTTATTTTTTCAATTTATGTATTTAATAATTGTTTTTATTTTAGAGAAAAAAAGATTGGTTAATTTAATCAAAAAAAAATAA
- a CDS encoding lysophospholipid acyltransferase family protein, with translation MIKKESTLFRDAFGNLHFIKRFLIFTFGCISYNRYNGFSQLQLKGTELLRDLPDKKVLFVSNHQTYFADVFAMFHVFCSVKNGFINSVRNPIYLLNPKVNIYYVADKKTMNKGFLTKLFTYSGGITVNRIWKKIGDNKIDRSISEIARMGIALNDGWLITFPQGTTQAFAPGRRGIVHVIRKYKPIVVPIVIDGFQKAYDKVGIKIKKKGVLKKMRFKQPIQLDLKKDTTDNIMEKIMDAIEQSPKYYRKNNSS, from the coding sequence TTGATAAAAAAAGAAAGTACTCTATTTAGAGATGCGTTTGGAAATTTACATTTTATAAAACGTTTCTTAATTTTTACTTTTGGGTGCATTTCTTATAATCGTTATAATGGATTCAGTCAATTACAATTGAAAGGAACAGAATTACTTAGAGATTTGCCAGATAAAAAAGTTCTTTTTGTATCTAATCATCAAACTTATTTTGCAGATGTTTTTGCTATGTTTCATGTTTTTTGTAGCGTAAAAAATGGATTCATTAATAGCGTTAGAAACCCTATTTATCTTTTAAATCCAAAAGTAAATATATATTATGTAGCCGATAAAAAAACTATGAATAAAGGATTTTTAACAAAATTATTTACTTACTCTGGGGGGATTACTGTTAACAGAATATGGAAAAAAATAGGAGACAATAAAATAGATAGATCCATATCCGAAATTGCTCGTATGGGAATAGCTTTGAATGATGGGTGGTTGATTACTTTTCCACAGGGAACTACTCAAGCATTTGCACCTGGAAGAAGAGGAATCGTTCATGTTATTAGAAAATATAAACCAATTGTTGTTCCTATTGTAATAGATGGATTTCAAAAAGCTTATGATAAAGTAGGAATAAAAATAAAGAAAAAAGGAGTATTAAAAAAAATGAGATTTAAACAACCCATTCAATTGGATTTAAAAAAAGATACTACTGATAATATTATGGAAAAAATAATGGATGCAATAGAACAATCCCCTAAATATTATAGAAAAAATAACTCATCATAA
- the ccsA gene encoding cytochrome c biogenesis protein CcsA encodes MKPLKKIISFIFSNKITSILFIILAFSMAIATIIEQKYSTDLAKIFVYESTWFEMVMLLMIINLIGNIWKYKLWNYNKFPLFIFHVSFAFIFIGGIFSRYYSFEGIMSLRKGNINQKIISRKNYIKLKIHQGIYTKTYHDPYILSSYHKKYERKFMFKDYPLNIKIIDYIPSAKIILTKKEPVYKIIRIISISKKGRIEHFIKDKDTKNINGIVFSLNKKIPFGIQIFDKKKKIYIKSSFPTECINMGNKKRNFLLKNISNILKVKKLYQIKIDHKIIHWVIPEGIVKGRLEYIESHNQENQDTLLSAITAIIYFQKKSKLVTFLGGKNTTKMSSPILFNKDCLISIGYGSIFLNLPFFLQLNEFQVKHYPGSNLPSSFVSNVTLIDKKKRKNYFISMNNILIYKGYRFFQSGYDPDEKGTYFSVNNDYLGTYFSYIGYILMSIGMVMTLFWKGSRFSFLKKKLKYFYNKNLLLLFIFLLIISKSHFSFAKIHELQEIPLGNISDAIHIPKKHGEKFGRLLIQDPQGRIKPVNTMAIELLRKVHKKNNSIGNIDANQWFISIHQDNIFWSKVPFIKVDKKGGLKFLNRIRYNSDYYVSLINLYTIDQKTLKLKFILQEDYEKAFSKDPMQRNEYDKAVLRLSERVGIIHEIFQGKYLRIFPIPNDSNHTWESWIVSNSYRLNPEGFSMFNNYLKSLFLSQREKNWMIADDAINKIQLFQLKHAKSILPSKNKINIEIIYNKINIFYILFFLYAFLGIIIIINSFFILFFQKKYMYFFSKIFVLILFSLFIFNSLGLISRWYISGHAPWTNGYESAIFISWCLIAIGFLFYKNTLIPGITSVMASILLMIANGSIMDPEITNLSPVLKSKWLIIHVATITSSYGFFFTGSFLGFFVFILYILQARFHSYSKRIQIHMEKLTIINEICLTMGLFLLTIGTFLGSVWANNSWGRYWSWDPKETWALISIMVYAFVLHIRLVVPIGNMFIFNLFSLLSISSIIMTYFGVNYYLSGLHSYAKGAPITIPYWIYYSLLILICLSTLAYYSKFYTLQKKIDK; translated from the coding sequence ATGAAACCTTTAAAAAAGATTATTTCATTTATATTTTCCAATAAAATTACTTCTATTTTATTTATAATACTAGCATTTTCAATGGCTATAGCAACTATTATAGAACAAAAATATTCCACTGATCTTGCAAAAATATTTGTTTATGAATCTACTTGGTTTGAGATGGTCATGTTATTGATGATTATCAATTTAATAGGAAATATATGGAAATATAAGTTATGGAACTATAATAAATTTCCATTATTTATATTTCACGTATCTTTTGCATTTATTTTTATTGGGGGAATTTTTTCTAGATATTATAGTTTTGAAGGAATAATGTCTTTAAGAAAAGGAAATATTAATCAAAAAATTATTTCTAGAAAAAACTATATAAAATTAAAAATTCATCAAGGTATTTATACAAAAACTTACCATGATCCTTATATTCTTTCTTCTTATCATAAAAAATATGAAAGAAAGTTTATGTTTAAAGATTATCCCTTGAACATAAAAATTATAGATTATATCCCATCGGCTAAAATTATTCTTACAAAAAAAGAACCCGTATATAAAATTATAAGAATTATTTCAATAAGTAAAAAAGGAAGAATAGAACATTTTATCAAAGATAAAGATACAAAAAATATCAATGGAATTGTATTTTCATTAAATAAGAAAATTCCTTTTGGAATACAGATTTTTGATAAAAAAAAGAAGATTTATATAAAATCTTCTTTCCCTACAGAATGCATTAATATGGGCAATAAGAAAAGAAATTTTTTATTAAAAAATATTTCTAATATTTTAAAAGTAAAGAAATTATACCAAATAAAAATAGATCATAAAATTATACATTGGGTTATTCCTGAAGGAATAGTAAAAGGGAGATTAGAGTATATAGAATCACATAATCAAGAAAATCAAGATACCTTATTAAGTGCTATTACAGCGATAATATATTTTCAAAAAAAATCAAAATTGGTAACTTTTCTAGGGGGAAAAAATACAACAAAAATGAGTTCTCCTATATTATTTAATAAGGATTGTTTAATATCTATTGGATATGGATCTATATTTTTAAATCTTCCTTTTTTTTTACAATTAAATGAATTTCAAGTTAAACATTATCCAGGTTCTAATTTACCATCTTCCTTTGTAAGTAATGTTACACTTATAGATAAAAAAAAGAGAAAAAATTATTTTATTTCTATGAATAACATTTTAATTTATAAAGGGTATAGGTTTTTTCAATCGGGATACGATCCAGATGAGAAAGGGACCTATTTTTCTGTAAATAATGATTATTTAGGAACCTATTTTTCTTATATAGGTTACATTTTAATGAGTATAGGGATGGTAATGACTTTATTTTGGAAAGGAAGTAGATTCAGTTTTTTGAAAAAAAAATTGAAATATTTTTATAACAAAAATTTGTTATTACTATTTATATTTTTACTTATTATAAGTAAAAGTCACTTTTCTTTTGCTAAAATACATGAATTGCAAGAAATTCCTTTAGGAAATATTTCTGATGCGATTCATATTCCTAAAAAACATGGAGAAAAATTCGGACGTTTATTAATACAAGATCCTCAAGGAAGAATAAAACCGGTGAATACTATGGCTATTGAACTGCTTAGAAAAGTTCATAAAAAAAATAATTCTATAGGAAATATAGATGCTAACCAATGGTTTATATCCATTCATCAAGATAACATTTTTTGGTCAAAAGTTCCTTTTATTAAAGTTGATAAAAAAGGAGGATTAAAATTTTTAAATAGAATAAGATACAATTCAGATTATTATGTTTCTTTAATAAATCTATATACTATAGATCAAAAAACATTAAAATTAAAATTTATTCTTCAAGAAGATTATGAAAAAGCTTTTTCTAAAGATCCTATGCAAAGAAATGAATATGATAAAGCAGTACTTAGACTGAGTGAACGAGTCGGAATTATTCATGAAATATTTCAGGGAAAATATCTACGTATATTTCCTATACCAAATGATAGTAATCATACTTGGGAAAGTTGGATAGTATCAAATTCATATAGATTAAATCCTGAAGGATTTTCTATGTTTAACAATTATCTAAAATCTTTATTCCTATCTCAAAGAGAAAAAAATTGGATGATTGCAGATGATGCAATAAATAAAATTCAATTATTTCAATTGAAACATGCTAAATCTATTTTGCCTTCAAAAAATAAAATAAATATAGAAATCATTTATAATAAAATAAATATATTTTATATTCTATTTTTTTTATATGCTTTTTTAGGTATAATTATTATTATTAACTCTTTTTTTATTCTTTTTTTCCAAAAAAAATACATGTATTTTTTTTCAAAGATATTTGTTTTAATTTTATTTTCTTTATTTATTTTTAATTCTTTAGGTTTAATTTCAAGATGGTATATTTCTGGACATGCTCCATGGACTAATGGATACGAATCTGCTATTTTTATCAGTTGGTGTTTAATTGCTATAGGTTTTTTATTTTATAAAAATACTCTTATTCCAGGAATAACAAGTGTAATGGCATCTATTTTATTAATGATAGCGAATGGAAGTATAATGGATCCGGAAATAACTAATTTATCTCCAGTATTAAAATCGAAATGGTTAATTATACATGTAGCAACAATAACGTCTAGTTATGGATTTTTTTTTACAGGATCTTTTTTAGGATTTTTTGTTTTTATTTTGTATATCTTGCAAGCACGTTTTCATTCATATAGTAAAAGAATTCAAATTCATATGGAAAAATTAACTATTATTAATGAAATATGTTTAACCATGGGCCTTTTTTTATTAACAATAGGAACTTTTTTAGGTTCTGTTTGGGCAAATAATAGTTGGGGACGTTATTGGAGTTGGGATCCAAAAGAAACCTGGGCTTTGATAAGTATTATGGTATATGCTTTTGTATTGCATATTAGATTAGTTGTACCTATAGGAAACATGTTTATATTTAATCTTTTTAGCTTATTATCAATAAGTTCTATTATTATGACCTATTTTGGAGTCAATTATTATTTATCAGGATTACATTCTTATGCTAAAGGAGCTCCAATAACTATTCCTTATTGGATATATTATAGTTTATTAATTCTAATTTGTCTATCTACTTTAGCCTATTATTCTAAATTTTATACATTACAAAAAAAAATAGATAAATAA
- the recA gene encoding recombinase RecA, which yields MNRNMEKKRKSLKLVLEKMDKIYGKGTVMQMGDSYIDDLEIISSGSLSLDIALGIKGFPKGRIIEIYGPESSGKTTLALHAISQSQKLGGFSSFIDAEHAFDCIYAKKIGVNIKELIISQPDNGEQALEIVDNLIRSGIIDMIVVDSVAALTPKSEIDGEMGDSKIGLQARLMSQALRKLTSSIGKSKSILIFINQLREKIGVYGNPEVTTGGNALKFYSSIRLDIRKGNIIKNGEKILGNRTRVKVVKNKLSPPFKIAEFDIVYGEGISKIGEIIDIGVDLGIIKKNGSWFSYKDLKLGQGRDSVKECLKEKKNIINEIQKNIIHQSFQKK from the coding sequence ATGAATAGAAACATGGAAAAAAAAAGAAAATCTTTGAAACTTGTATTAGAAAAAATGGATAAAATATATGGGAAAGGGACCGTTATGCAAATGGGAGATTCTTATATAGACGATTTAGAAATTATTTCTTCTGGATCTTTAAGTTTAGATATTGCTTTAGGTATTAAAGGATTTCCAAAAGGTCGTATTATTGAAATATATGGTCCAGAATCTTCTGGAAAAACTACTTTAGCTTTACATGCAATAAGCCAATCTCAAAAATTAGGAGGTTTTTCCAGTTTTATTGATGCGGAACATGCTTTTGATTGTATTTATGCCAAAAAAATAGGAGTAAATATAAAAGAATTAATAATATCTCAACCAGATAATGGAGAGCAAGCATTAGAAATTGTGGATAATTTGATTAGATCTGGAATTATTGATATGATAGTAGTTGATTCCGTGGCGGCTTTAACTCCTAAGAGTGAAATAGATGGAGAAATGGGTGACTCTAAAATAGGATTACAGGCTAGATTGATGTCTCAAGCTTTGAGAAAACTAACTTCTAGTATTGGAAAATCTAAAAGTATTTTAATCTTTATTAATCAATTAAGAGAAAAAATTGGAGTCTATGGAAACCCAGAAGTTACAACAGGAGGTAATGCCTTAAAATTTTATTCATCAATAAGATTAGACATTAGAAAAGGAAATATCATTAAAAATGGAGAAAAAATATTAGGAAATAGAACAAGAGTAAAAGTTGTTAAAAATAAGTTATCTCCTCCTTTTAAAATAGCTGAATTTGACATTGTATATGGAGAAGGTATTTCAAAAATAGGTGAAATTATAGATATAGGAGTAGACTTAGGGATTATTAAAAAAAATGGATCTTGGTTTAGTTATAAAGATCTAAAATTAGGACAGGGGAGGGATTCTGTAAAAGAATGCTTAAAAGAAAAAAAAAACATTATAAATGAAATACAAAAAAATATAATCCATCAATCTTTTCAAAAGAAGTAA
- a CDS encoding dCTP deaminase/dUTPase family protein, translating into MSKTLVANIKRSISINFLERKLVSTDIVGMDFSKNINPYFLLKKKLIKAICIIYIEKKEIKILVINVFFKNMIIMPNEKLAILNIIKETRIKWKKCAFLNRTERGDNSFGSSGI; encoded by the coding sequence GTGTCAAAAACGTTAGTTGCTAATATCAAAAGATCTATTTCTATTAATTTTTTGGAAAGAAAGTTAGTATCAACAGATATTGTTGGTATGGATTTTTCTAAAAATATTAATCCTTATTTTTTGTTAAAAAAAAAATTAATCAAAGCTATTTGCATTATTTATATTGAAAAAAAAGAAATTAAAATACTTGTAATAAACGTTTTTTTCAAAAACATGATAATTATGCCCAATGAAAAACTAGCAATTCTAAATATAATTAAAGAAACAAGAATAAAGTGGAAAAAATGCGCTTTTCTTAATAGAACTGAAAGAGGGGATAATAGTTTTGGAAGTAGTGGAATATGA
- a CDS encoding lytic transglycosylase domain-containing protein: MLIFKSLIIQSISKSFWEQKNVINFQKNISSQKLDLIYIEKLWKKMLGGKKKSMYGKKLYHKKNIIITNIDEEELKLRLHFLNQKSQIKILKYNTIVHASIESYLRMSRYIEKIISLSDFYFPMFEEKLEKYRLPKELKYLAIVESNLNPVITSKVGAQGIWQFMPETGKIYDLNINYIYDDRNDPVKSTEAACRYLKFLYKKIGNWELALAAYNAGPGTVDKILQHHNTNKKDFWVLWEYFPKETKNYIPKFIAINYIMNYYKEHHISVSRSTTYKYNYKETSLIPIQEKISLKDFSYRLNISYQDLMFLNPQYLVDIIPSGKNFFLRLPKNKIFLFKKLNCFSKKYHE, from the coding sequence ATGCTCATTTTCAAAAGTTTGATAATTCAGTCTATATCAAAATCATTTTGGGAACAAAAAAATGTCATTAACTTTCAAAAAAATATTTCCAGTCAAAAATTAGATTTAATCTATATAGAAAAATTATGGAAAAAAATGTTGGGAGGAAAAAAAAAATCTATGTATGGGAAAAAATTATATCATAAAAAAAACATTATTATTACTAATATAGATGAAGAAGAGTTAAAATTGAGATTACATTTTTTGAATCAAAAATCCCAAATAAAAATATTAAAATATAATACAATAGTACATGCTTCTATAGAAAGTTATCTTCGTATGAGTAGATATATAGAAAAAATTATTTCATTGTCAGATTTTTACTTTCCTATGTTCGAAGAGAAACTTGAAAAATATAGACTTCCAAAAGAATTAAAATATTTAGCTATTGTAGAATCAAATTTAAATCCTGTTATCACTTCCAAAGTAGGAGCACAAGGAATATGGCAATTTATGCCTGAAACTGGTAAAATATATGATCTTAATATCAATTATATTTATGATGATAGAAATGATCCTGTAAAATCTACAGAAGCTGCTTGCCGTTATTTGAAATTTTTATATAAAAAAATAGGAAATTGGGAATTAGCATTAGCGGCTTATAATGCTGGCCCTGGAACTGTGGATAAAATATTACAACATCATAATACAAATAAAAAAGACTTTTGGGTATTATGGGAATACTTTCCGAAAGAAACAAAAAATTATATTCCAAAATTTATTGCTATTAATTATATCATGAATTATTATAAAGAACATCATATTTCTGTATCTCGTTCTACTACTTACAAATATAATTATAAAGAAACATCATTAATTCCTATACAAGAAAAGATATCTTTAAAAGATTTTTCCTATAGATTAAACATTTCTTACCAAGATTTAATGTTTTTAAATCCACAATATCTTGTAGATATTATTCCTTCTGGAAAGAATTTTTTTTTAAGATTACCAAAAAATAAAATTTTTCTTTTTAAAAAATTGAATTGTTTTTCAAAAAAATATCATGAATAG
- a CDS encoding sugar phosphate nucleotidyltransferase, protein MKIIIPMAGKGERLLPHTLTTPKPFIPIVGKTILKRLLKSLSRIIEIFSIQEVVFIIRSFDNEIEKQLFKLTHDIKVNPIIYYQKTPLGTADALLKAKDSLIGESIIIVFSDTLFYNNTPFEEEITNSIDNNIIWTKKVNNPHLFGVVKCDSSGLITHFIEKPNNYVSNLAIIGLYYFKNSLLLRKELQATNNIIKNEQEYQFTYVLENMRKKGVKFISKQVKEWMDFGNKKRTICSNSKILSIESKYLKLIHKKAIIKNSLIIKPCYIEKNTNIENSIIGPYVSIGKHSKIKNSHIEQSVIQDYTEIQCANLNNSMIGNHVSYIKKTKEVNFGDYSIFNG, encoded by the coding sequence ATGAAAATTATAATTCCTATGGCTGGAAAAGGGGAACGTTTACTTCCTCATACTTTAACTACTCCTAAACCATTCATTCCTATTGTAGGAAAAACAATTTTAAAAAGACTTTTGAAAAGTTTATCTAGAATTATTGAAATTTTTTCAATTCAAGAAGTTGTTTTTATTATAAGAAGTTTTGATAATGAGATTGAAAAACAATTGTTTAAATTAACTCATGATATAAAAGTCAATCCCATTATTTACTATCAAAAAACTCCACTTGGAACAGCAGATGCTTTATTAAAAGCAAAAGATTCTCTAATTGGAGAATCAATTATTATTGTTTTTTCCGATACTTTATTTTATAACAATACTCCTTTTGAGGAGGAAATTACTAATTCAATAGACAATAATATCATATGGACAAAAAAAGTTAATAATCCTCATCTTTTTGGAGTCGTAAAATGTGATTCTTCAGGATTAATTACTCATTTTATAGAAAAACCAAATAATTATGTCTCTAATCTAGCTATTATTGGTCTTTATTATTTCAAAAATAGTCTTTTATTAAGAAAAGAATTACAAGCTACTAATAACATAATAAAAAATGAACAAGAATATCAATTTACATATGTTTTAGAAAATATGAGAAAAAAAGGAGTAAAATTTATTAGTAAGCAAGTTAAAGAATGGATGGATTTTGGAAACAAAAAAAGAACTATTTGTTCAAATTCAAAAATATTATCTATAGAATCTAAATATTTAAAATTAATTCATAAAAAGGCAATCATAAAAAATAGTTTAATTATAAAACCTTGTTATATAGAAAAAAACACAAATATTGAAAACAGCATAATAGGACCTTATGTTTCAATAGGTAAACATTCAAAAATAAAAAATAGTCACATAGAACAATCAGTTATTCAAGATTATACGGAAATTCAATGCGCAAATTTAAATAATTCTATGATAGGAAATCATGTTTCTTATATAAAAAAAACAAAAGAAGTTAATTTTGGAGATTATTCCATTTTTAATGGATAA